Within the Agromyces ramosus genome, the region CGCCACGGCGCAGGCCGCGGGGCTCGTGCTCATGGCCGACCACACGTACTGCTACACGCCCGCGGTCCTGAAGATCCGCGAGCTCATCGCCGAGGACGCGCTCGGCGACATCCTGTTCATCGACTCGGTGCGCATCAACCTCGGGCTCGTCCAGCCCGACGTCGACGTCTTCTGGGATCTCGCGCCGCACGACCTGTCGATCATCGACTTCGTGCTCCCCGGCGGACTCCGCGCCGAGGGCGTCGCCGCGCAGGGCGCCGACCCGCTCGGCGCCGGCAAGTCGTGCATCGGCTACCTCGCCGTGCCGCTCGCGCACGGCGCGATGGCGCACGTGCACGTCAACTGGCTGAGCCCGACCAAGATCCGCCACATCGTCATCGGCGGCACCCGGCGCACCCTCGTCTGGGACGACCTCAACCCGCAGCAGCGGCTGAGCGTCTACGACCGCGGCGTTGACCTCGGCACCCAGAGCGGCTCGGGGGATCGCACGGCGTCGACCATCTCCTACCGGCTCGGCGACACGTGGTCGCCCGCGCTCCCCGAGCGGGAGGCGCTCGGCTCGATGGTCGGGGAGTTCGCCGCGAGCATTCGCGAAGGGCGACCCTCGCGCACCGACGGGTACGCGGCGCTGCGGGTGCTGCGGGTGCTCGAGGCGGCGACGCGCAGCATCGCGGATGCCGGGAGCCTCACACGCGTCGAACGCGACCCGATCCCGGCCGCGCGTCCCGCCGCCGGCGTCGTCACGACTGAACTGGAGGGTGCCCGATGACCGGCCTGACCGGCGCGAACGTGCTCGTCACGGGCGGTGCCGGGATGATCGGGTCGACGATCGTCGACCAGCTCGTCGACGCCGACGCCGCATCCGTCGAGGTCCTCGACAACCTCGTGCGCGGACGCACGGAGAATCTCGCCAACGCGCTCGAATCGGGGCGGGTGATCCTCGTCGAGGGCGACATCCGGGATCGCGGCCTCGTGGACCGGATGACCCGTGGCAAGGACCTCGTCTTCCACCAGGCGGCGATCCGCATCACGCAGTGCGCCGAGGAACCGCGGCTCGCGCTCGAGGTGCTGGTCGACGGCACGTTCAACGTGCTGGAGGCGGCGGCGCACCACCGGGTCGAGAAGGTCGTGCTCGCCTCGAGTGCCTCGGTCTACGGTCTGGCCGAGGAGTTCCCGACACCCGAACGGCACCACCACCACGCCAACGACACGTTCTACGGCGCCGCGAAGTCATTCGATGAAGGCATGCTCCGCAGCTTCCACTCGATGTACGGGCTCCCGTACGTCGCCCTTCGCTACTTCAACGTCTATGGCCCGCGCATGGACGTGCACGGCCTCTACACCGAGGTGCTCGTGCGCTGGATGGAGCGGATCGAAGACGGGCGGGCTCCGCTCGTCTTCGGCGACGGCGCCCAGACCATGGACTTCGTGCACACGAGAGACGTCGCGCGGGCCAACCTCCTCGCCGCCGCGAGCGGCGTGACCGCGGGCGTGTACAACGTGGCGAGCGGCCGGGAGACGAGCCTGCTCGAATTGGCCGAGGCGCTGCTCGCCGCGATGGACTCGGAGGCCGGCGTGCAGCACGGCCCGGAACGAGCCGTGAACGGGGTGGTACGGCGACTCGGCGACACGAGGGCCGCACGCCGGGATCTCGGCTTCGAGGCCCGCGTCGGCCTCGAGGAGGGGCTCCGCGAGCTCGTCGACTGGTGGCGCCCGCTGCGAGAGCGGATCGCCGCGTCGAGGTCGGTGGCGACGTGAGCGTGCGGGCCGTCGGCACTCCAGGCCGCATCGACGTGATGCGGCCGTGGCTCGGAACCGAGGAGGCCGAGGCCGTCGCTGACGTCATCGCCTCGGGCTGGGTGGCGCAGGGACCGCGGGTCGCCGCGTTCGAGCACGCGTTCGCCGCACGGATGGCAGTCGGCCATGCGGTGGCCACCTCCAGCTGCACGACGGCATTGCACCTGGCGCTCGTCGTCGCCGGAATCGGTCGGGGCGACGATGTCGTCGTGCCATCATTCTCCTTCATCGCCACGGCGAACGCCCCGGTCTACGTGGGTGCGCGCCCCGTCTTCGCCGATGTCGAGGGCGACACCGGCAACGTGAGCGCGGCGACGATCGCGGCGGCCCTCACGCCAGCGACCCGGGCGGTCATCGTCGTCGACCAGGGCGGGATGCCGGTCGACCTCGCGCCGATCCGCGCGCTCTGCGATCCGCGCGGCATCGCCGTCATCGAGGACGCCGCCTGCGGCGTCGGCTCGGAGTACCGTGGTGCACCCGTCGGTGCAGGGGCGGATGTCGCGGTGTGGTCGTTCCATCCGCGGAAGCTCCTCACGACGGGCGAGGGCGGCATGCTGACCACCTCGAATGCGGAGTGGGCCGATCGCGCCCGCCGGCTTCGCGAACACGCGATGAGCGTCTCCGCCGCAGACCGGCACGCGAGCCTGCTGGCCCCACCCGAGGAGTACGGCGAGGTCGGGTTCAACTACCGCATGACGGACCTGCAGGCTGCGATCGGCCTCGTGCAGCTCGGCAGGCTCGGCGCGATCGTCGGACGACGGCGAGAGTTCGCGGCGCGATATGCATCAGGGCTCGCCGGCGTCGGAGGCATCCGCGTCATCGGCGATCCGCCGCACGGCCGGAGCAACTTCCAGTCGTACTGGATCGAGGTGCTGGCCGAGTACCCGCTCGATCGCGAGGGGCTCCTCGCCCGGCTCGCCGAGGCCGGCGTCTCGGCGCGCCGGGGCATCATGGCGTCGCACCGGCAGCCGGCGCACCGGTCGCGGGACACCGGTTCGGCGACCCTCGCGACGACCGATCGGCTGACGACGGGCACGCTGATCCTCCCGCTCCACCACGCGCTCGACGGCGACGACCTCGATCGCGTGGTCGACGTCATCCGGACCGCCGCATCGGAGACGTGACATGGGCCTGCTCATCCCGATGGTCGGTGGTGGTGCCGTCGCGACGCCGGGCGTGCCCGCCATCCCCGGCTCGACGGGGCCGGGCTCATGAGGCTGCGCCGGGAGCGGCCCGACGATGCCCGCCCCGGCGTCACCGTCGTCATCCCGTGCTAC harbors:
- a CDS encoding Gfo/Idh/MocA family protein, with protein sequence MDRLGVAVIGAGYWGPNLSRNFRASEDWRVAAICDLDLERARRVAEAIGGTRITSSVDEVLSDPLVDAVAIATPARTHHGLALAALRAGKHVLVEKPLADSSEHGSSMIATAQAAGLVLMADHTYCYTPAVLKIRELIAEDALGDILFIDSVRINLGLVQPDVDVFWDLAPHDLSIIDFVLPGGLRAEGVAAQGADPLGAGKSCIGYLAVPLAHGAMAHVHVNWLSPTKIRHIVIGGTRRTLVWDDLNPQQRLSVYDRGVDLGTQSGSGDRTASTISYRLGDTWSPALPEREALGSMVGEFAASIREGRPSRTDGYAALRVLRVLEAATRSIADAGSLTRVERDPIPAARPAAGVVTTELEGAR
- a CDS encoding NAD-dependent epimerase/dehydratase family protein is translated as MTGLTGANVLVTGGAGMIGSTIVDQLVDADAASVEVLDNLVRGRTENLANALESGRVILVEGDIRDRGLVDRMTRGKDLVFHQAAIRITQCAEEPRLALEVLVDGTFNVLEAAAHHRVEKVVLASSASVYGLAEEFPTPERHHHHANDTFYGAAKSFDEGMLRSFHSMYGLPYVALRYFNVYGPRMDVHGLYTEVLVRWMERIEDGRAPLVFGDGAQTMDFVHTRDVARANLLAAASGVTAGVYNVASGRETSLLELAEALLAAMDSEAGVQHGPERAVNGVVRRLGDTRAARRDLGFEARVGLEEGLRELVDWWRPLRERIAASRSVAT
- a CDS encoding DegT/DnrJ/EryC1/StrS family aminotransferase, giving the protein MRPWLGTEEAEAVADVIASGWVAQGPRVAAFEHAFAARMAVGHAVATSSCTTALHLALVVAGIGRGDDVVVPSFSFIATANAPVYVGARPVFADVEGDTGNVSAATIAAALTPATRAVIVVDQGGMPVDLAPIRALCDPRGIAVIEDAACGVGSEYRGAPVGAGADVAVWSFHPRKLLTTGEGGMLTTSNAEWADRARRLREHAMSVSAADRHASLLAPPEEYGEVGFNYRMTDLQAAIGLVQLGRLGAIVGRRREFAARYASGLAGVGGIRVIGDPPHGRSNFQSYWIEVLAEYPLDREGLLARLAEAGVSARRGIMASHRQPAHRSRDTGSATLATTDRLTTGTLILPLHHALDGDDLDRVVDVIRTAASET